A genomic segment from Lutibacter sp. A80 encodes:
- a CDS encoding pseudouridine synthase: protein MKVQILFEDNYLVIVNKPNNVLVHNSYYARNIKDATLLNLLKEQLGLDLYPIHRLDRKTSGVLVLAKQKDQVAKFQELFNANTIKKSYLAIVRGFVDEAIEITTPVKNPDTKVYKDAATSCKPIEKIELDIAVHPYKFSRYSLVELIPKTGRMHQLRIHMNKVSRPIVGDYKYGDRFHNRMFETEFACKNIFLHANSIQFKHPILETVISVNATLPDDWNKIIKLFNWKI from the coding sequence ATGAAAGTACAAATTCTTTTTGAAGATAATTATTTGGTTATTGTAAACAAACCAAACAATGTTTTAGTTCACAATTCGTATTACGCTAGAAATATAAAAGATGCTACCCTATTAAATTTATTGAAAGAACAATTAGGCTTAGACCTATACCCTATTCATAGACTAGATAGAAAAACTTCAGGTGTATTGGTTTTGGCAAAACAAAAAGATCAAGTAGCTAAATTTCAAGAATTATTTAATGCTAACACTATTAAAAAAAGCTATTTAGCTATTGTTCGTGGTTTTGTAGATGAAGCAATAGAAATTACTACTCCTGTTAAAAATCCCGATACAAAAGTTTATAAAGATGCTGCGACTAGTTGTAAACCTATAGAAAAAATTGAATTAGATATTGCCGTTCATCCCTATAAATTTTCTAGATATAGCTTGGTTGAACTAATACCAAAAACTGGCAGAATGCACCAACTTAGAATTCATATGAACAAGGTGAGTCGCCCAATTGTTGGTGATTATAAATATGGAGATCGGTTTCATAACAGAATGTTTGAAACTGAATTTGCGTGCAAAAATATATTTTTACATGCAAATTCAATTCAATTTAAGCATCCTATTTTAGAAACAGTTATTTCTGTGAATGCTACATTACCAGATGATTGGAATAAAATTATTAAATTATTTAATTGGAAAATTTAA
- a CDS encoding multidrug effflux MFS transporter: MLKNKISQFEFIALMAALMSVVALAIDALLPALDIIGASIGTKSNNENQLLIIMIFLGLGIGPLLFGPISDSIGRKPVVYIGFSIFVIASFICINAQSIEVMIVGRILQGVGLSAPRTISIAIVRDTYNGDYMARIMSFITVVFLLVPIIAPALGKLALEMYNWEAIFYFQLVIVVVVSIWFWFRQPETLHPEYRIKFTRTLAIDGAKEIFKFKETIGYTLISGFITGSFMVYLSTSQQIFQHQYNLANEFPFIFAGLAISMGAASLSNGSVVIKFGMKRLATIALYTFFGVSFLYVLLFFNSENPRIEILLVFFALQFFSIGFLFGNLRALAMQPIAHVAGIGAAITGFISTIMAVPISTLIGRYVNNTALPLFIGFCICSFIAILITLYLNRSLNKNIS; encoded by the coding sequence ATGCTTAAAAATAAGATTTCTCAATTTGAATTTATTGCATTAATGGCCGCATTAATGTCTGTTGTTGCGCTTGCAATTGATGCATTACTTCCAGCTTTAGACATTATTGGCGCTTCTATTGGAACTAAATCTAATAATGAAAATCAACTTTTAATTATTATGATATTTTTAGGTTTGGGTATTGGCCCTTTATTATTTGGTCCTATTTCAGATTCAATAGGCAGAAAACCAGTTGTTTATATTGGTTTTTCAATATTTGTTATTGCTAGTTTTATCTGTATTAATGCGCAATCTATTGAAGTAATGATTGTTGGTAGAATTCTTCAAGGTGTTGGTCTTTCTGCTCCAAGAACTATTAGCATTGCAATTGTAAGAGACACTTATAATGGCGATTATATGGCTAGAATTATGTCGTTTATTACGGTAGTTTTTTTACTAGTACCTATTATAGCACCTGCATTGGGTAAACTTGCTTTAGAAATGTATAATTGGGAGGCTATTTTTTATTTTCAATTGGTAATAGTAGTAGTTGTTTCAATATGGTTTTGGTTTCGTCAACCTGAAACATTACACCCTGAATATCGTATAAAATTTACAAGAACTCTCGCTATTGATGGAGCTAAAGAAATATTTAAATTCAAAGAAACTATTGGATATACTCTTATTTCAGGCTTTATTACAGGATCTTTTATGGTATATTTAAGTACTTCACAACAAATTTTTCAACATCAATATAATTTAGCAAATGAATTTCCATTTATCTTTGCTGGCTTAGCAATTTCTATGGGTGCTGCTAGTCTTTCTAATGGTTCTGTTGTGATTAAGTTTGGAATGAAACGATTGGCAACTATTGCTTTATATACATTTTTTGGTGTTTCTTTTCTCTATGTTTTACTATTTTTTAATAGTGAAAATCCAAGAATTGAAATTCTATTAGTGTTTTTTGCGCTTCAATTTTTCTCAATCGGATTCCTTTTTGGAAATTTAAGAGCTTTAGCAATGCAACCAATTGCACATGTTGCAGGAATTGGTGCGGCAATAACTGGTTTTATTTCTACTATTATGGCTGTTCCAATTAGTACATTAATTGGTAGATATGTAAATAATACCGCCCTACCCCTTTTTATTGGTTTTTGTATTTGTAGTTTTATAGCTATTTTAATTACGCTTTATTTAAACCGTAGTTTAAATAAAAATATCAGCTAA
- the trxA gene encoding thioredoxin — translation MKKSFNEIVNQEVPVLVDFYADWCGPCKSMAPVLKQLKSELKDTVKIIKINVDTNQTLAAKYQVQGVPTFMVFKNGKQTWRQSGMQSISQLKQVLST, via the coding sequence ATGAAAAAGTCTTTTAACGAAATAGTAAATCAAGAAGTACCTGTATTAGTTGATTTTTATGCAGATTGGTGTGGTCCTTGTAAATCAATGGCTCCAGTTTTAAAACAGTTAAAAAGTGAATTAAAAGATACTGTAAAAATTATAAAAATAAATGTAGATACCAATCAAACATTGGCTGCTAAGTATCAAGTTCAAGGTGTGCCTACGTTTATGGTTTTTAAAAATGGTAAACAAACTTGGAGACAATCTGGAATGCAATCTATATCACAATTAAAACAAGTATTAAGTACTTAA
- a CDS encoding c-type cytochrome: MKLLKFLLVLTLIFFTACSNNKSNKNISNGIAVLSNNEEGYKLLQKNCYACHSVTSKSHDDIIAPPMIAIKKRYMMSYSTENEFVTAFTKWTLNPNKENALMFGAVQNFKTMPKLPFNEIDMVKIASYVFNNELEKPVWFQSHYNEEHPNGMGNGNGKRRGMQRGF, translated from the coding sequence ATGAAATTATTAAAATTTTTATTAGTTCTTACTTTAATATTTTTTACAGCATGTTCCAATAACAAAAGCAATAAAAATATTTCAAATGGAATAGCTGTTTTATCTAATAATGAAGAAGGATATAAATTACTACAAAAAAATTGTTATGCTTGTCATTCGGTAACTTCAAAATCACACGATGATATTATAGCTCCTCCTATGATTGCAATTAAAAAGAGGTATATGATGTCTTATTCTACTGAAAATGAATTTGTAACAGCATTTACAAAATGGACTTTAAACCCAAATAAAGAAAATGCATTAATGTTTGGAGCCGTTCAAAACTTTAAAACAATGCCGAAACTACCATTTAACGAAATTGATATGGTAAAAATAGCAAGCTATGTTTTTAATAATGAATTAGAAAAACCAGTTTGGTTTCAAAGTCATTATAATGAAGAACATCCAAATGGAATGGGAAATGGCAATGGAAAAAGAAGAGGAATGCAGCGAGGTTTTTAA
- a CDS encoding metal-dependent hydrolase: protein MDSLTQIVLGAAVGNAVLGKKIGNKALFYGAIAGTIPDLDVVVGKFTDTITAIEWHRGISHSILFCIVMSPLLGWLVNKLERKLNLDWKPWAKLFFWGLFTHSLLDAFTTWGTQLFWPLDIHLAFNSIFVIDPLYTLPFLVFTIIAMCYKRTSKKRHLFNNLGLILSSCYLLIAVAVKFVVTHKFEAALQKQGIEYSEISTRPSPMNIILWNANIATEDSYLISDYSFFDTAPIIFTVYPKNRKDSTPLMQYPNVKRLIAISKGWFILEQKDHNWYFNDLRFGLLPQKNKEPVFVFSYLLKETNGIITATELPKNERDAQFMLSNLWQRIKGI from the coding sequence TTGGATTCATTAACTCAAATTGTTCTTGGTGCTGCAGTAGGAAATGCTGTTTTAGGTAAAAAAATAGGAAATAAAGCCCTGTTTTACGGTGCTATTGCTGGTACCATACCAGATTTAGATGTGGTAGTTGGAAAGTTTACAGACACCATAACCGCCATAGAATGGCATCGTGGAATTAGTCATTCTATTCTGTTTTGCATTGTTATGAGTCCACTTTTAGGTTGGCTGGTAAATAAGCTGGAACGGAAATTAAATCTAGATTGGAAACCCTGGGCAAAACTCTTTTTTTGGGGCTTATTTACACATTCGCTTTTAGATGCTTTTACTACTTGGGGTACACAACTGTTTTGGCCGCTGGATATTCATTTAGCTTTTAATTCCATTTTTGTAATCGATCCGCTGTATACATTGCCTTTTTTGGTGTTTACCATAATTGCAATGTGTTATAAACGGACTTCAAAAAAAAGACACCTTTTCAACAATTTAGGATTAATACTATCTTCCTGTTATTTATTAATTGCAGTGGCTGTTAAATTTGTTGTGACACATAAATTTGAAGCCGCTTTACAAAAACAAGGAATTGAATATTCTGAAATCAGTACACGTCCGTCACCAATGAACATTATACTTTGGAATGCCAATATAGCAACCGAAGATAGTTATTTGATAAGTGATTATTCCTTTTTTGATACTGCACCAATAATATTTACAGTTTATCCTAAAAATCGTAAAGATTCAACACCGTTGATGCAATACCCCAATGTGAAACGATTAATTGCCATTAGTAAAGGTTGGTTTATTTTAGAACAAAAAGACCATAACTGGTATTTTAACGATTTACGATTTGGATTACTTCCACAAAAAAATAAAGAACCTGTTTTTGTGTTTTCATATCTGCTTAAAGAAACCAATGGTATAATTACAGCTACTGAACTACCTAAAAATGAAAGAGATGCACAATTTATGCTATCTAATTTATGGCAACGCATTAAAGGGATTTAA
- a CDS encoding DUF6642 family protein, with the protein MLKKTQQLPQEQFIDTDYFIYCLEAIHDIETDKVTEAQKSLEHLSRQYGVASIYNTCDTIEGLETSLNALVLDDHNFKNYEIIYLVIAGEANSICLNNYYYSLQEIAEIFEGSLEGKILHFSNAKILDLDEEEAQYFLDITGAKAVSGYGNKYNGITSSNLDMAFFNLFNEDENMFDVVEELHQKHYKVCKLLDFRLYY; encoded by the coding sequence TTGTTAAAGAAAACTCAACAATTACCCCAAGAACAATTTATAGATACAGATTATTTTATTTACTGTTTAGAAGCTATTCATGATATAGAAACTGACAAGGTTACCGAAGCACAAAAAAGCTTAGAACATTTGAGCAGACAATATGGAGTAGCCAGTATTTACAATACATGCGATACCATTGAAGGTTTAGAAACTAGCTTAAATGCATTGGTCTTGGATGATCATAATTTTAAAAACTATGAAATAATCTATTTGGTTATAGCAGGTGAAGCAAATAGTATTTGTTTAAATAACTACTACTATAGTTTGCAAGAAATTGCAGAAATTTTTGAAGGAAGTTTAGAAGGGAAGATTTTACATTTTTCAAATGCAAAAATTCTAGATTTAGACGAAGAAGAAGCGCAATATTTTTTGGATATAACTGGCGCTAAAGCTGTTTCTGGCTACGGTAACAAATACAATGGAATAACTAGTTCAAATCTTGATATGGCATTTTTTAATTTATTTAACGAAGATGAGAATATGTTTGATGTTGTTGAAGAGTTGCATCAAAAACATTACAAAGTATGTAAACTACTTGATTTTAGATTGTATTATTAA
- a CDS encoding sulfite exporter TauE/SafE family protein, with amino-acid sequence MENILELINAHQLTPVSWFFSFLAAFLLGTSKAGIKGVGVVIVTLMAIVFGGKSSTGALIPMMLFADLMAVIYYNKYTQWKYLVKLMPTMVIGVLIGVWFGNDISDEVFKRIMAFLILGIVIFMFVMEKRKSTAVPNTRIFSNTMGLLSGFTSMIGNLAGAFSNIYFLAMRFPKNEFIGTAAWLFFIINIFKLPFHIFVWKTISVETLTINIVLIPAILIGFFLGIKLVKLINNEAYRKFIILVTAIGAVILLFK; translated from the coding sequence GTGGAAAACATACTAGAATTAATAAACGCACACCAATTAACACCTGTTAGTTGGTTTTTTTCATTTTTAGCAGCATTCTTATTAGGAACCAGTAAAGCTGGAATAAAAGGTGTTGGAGTTGTAATTGTAACCTTAATGGCTATAGTTTTTGGTGGAAAATCATCTACTGGAGCATTAATACCAATGATGTTATTTGCAGATCTTATGGCTGTTATTTATTACAACAAATATACCCAATGGAAGTACTTAGTAAAATTAATGCCAACAATGGTTATAGGTGTATTAATAGGAGTGTGGTTTGGTAACGATATTTCAGATGAAGTATTTAAACGCATTATGGCATTTTTAATATTAGGAATTGTTATTTTTATGTTTGTTATGGAAAAACGAAAATCTACCGCTGTTCCTAACACTCGTATTTTTTCTAATACTATGGGACTTTTATCTGGTTTTACATCTATGATAGGTAATTTAGCTGGAGCATTTTCAAATATTTATTTTTTAGCAATGCGTTTTCCAAAAAACGAGTTTATTGGTACAGCAGCTTGGCTGTTTTTTATAATTAATATTTTTAAATTACCCTTTCATATCTTTGTTTGGAAAACAATTTCTGTAGAAACTTTAACCATTAATATAGTTTTAATTCCGGCAATACTTATTGGTTTTTTCTTGGGAATTAAATTAGTAAAATTGATTAATAATGAAGCCTACCGTAAATTTATTATATTAGTTACGGCAATAGGAGCAGTGATTTTATTATTTAAATAA
- a CDS encoding carbohydrate kinase, with protein sequence MKNLVCFGEVLWDVFPNHKKIGGAPLNVALRLQSLENNVSIITRIGDDSDGMEIKEFIKKRGVQIDNIQIDSKLKTGEVAVELNKKGSATYTINFPRAWDNIQLTEKTKEITKKSDAFIFGSLIARNDASKNTLYELLKIAKYKIFDINLRAPHYTLEVLNYLMNEADFIKFNDDEIFEIAEALHFKTESLEDTIKFIATQTNTKSICVTKGRHGAILYCNNTFYYNPGYKIVVVDTVGAGDSFLASLTDKLLRGNSPQEALNFASAVGAIVASNEGANPEIKKEAIAEFINI encoded by the coding sequence ATGAAAAATTTAGTTTGTTTTGGTGAGGTTTTATGGGATGTATTTCCAAATCATAAAAAAATTGGTGGTGCACCTTTAAATGTAGCTTTAAGATTGCAATCTTTAGAAAATAATGTTTCTATAATTACTAGAATAGGAGATGATTCCGACGGAATGGAAATAAAAGAATTTATTAAAAAGAGAGGTGTTCAGATAGATAATATTCAAATTGATTCGAAATTAAAAACTGGGGAAGTAGCCGTTGAATTAAACAAAAAAGGTTCAGCAACTTATACAATAAATTTTCCTAGAGCTTGGGACAATATTCAATTGACAGAAAAAACTAAGGAAATTACTAAAAAATCAGATGCATTTATTTTTGGAAGTTTAATAGCACGAAACGATGCTTCAAAAAACACCTTGTATGAACTTTTAAAAATTGCGAAATATAAAATTTTCGACATTAATTTAAGAGCACCTCATTACACCTTAGAAGTATTGAATTACTTAATGAATGAAGCCGATTTTATTAAGTTTAACGATGATGAAATTTTTGAAATAGCCGAAGCTTTACATTTTAAAACTGAATCTTTAGAAGATACAATTAAATTTATTGCAACTCAAACAAATACAAAGTCTATTTGTGTTACAAAAGGTCGTCATGGAGCAATATTGTATTGCAATAACACCTTTTATTACAATCCTGGTTATAAAATAGTTGTTGTAGATACAGTAGGAGCAGGGGATTCTTTTTTAGCTTCATTAACAGATAAATTATTGAGAGGAAATTCACCTCAAGAAGCATTAAATTTTGCTTCTGCTGTTGGAGCTATAGTAGCCAGTAACGAAGGTGCAAATCCAGAAATTAAAAAAGAAGCTATTGCTGAATTTATCAATATTTAA
- a CDS encoding M23 family metallopeptidase, whose protein sequence is MKPLYIFLILFCSCFTNYAQNNDNFNTEIDSIILSEISKLKKDVKIDSVSTSIVQDSLIASKKDTIPNVWLTENWDTSVINPYKREAIIEPFNIKFSDTVYSSPIERKKVITSHYGWRNGRSHYGIDIDLVTGDNVFAILDGKVRYVGYNRGHGKVIVIRHFNGLETVYAHLSKRLVKVNDIVLKGEIIGKGGNSGNSRGSHLHLEVNYKGNHINPEYLFDFGEENIVRAENIWVTKNWVTAYNHSSKRTSNITVCSTYDEALQSEIKQKELYIVKRGDTLSRISNRHHVSITSICKTNAIKKTSTLRIGQKLILVK, encoded by the coding sequence ATGAAACCATTATATATATTCTTAATTTTATTTTGTTCTTGTTTTACAAATTATGCACAGAATAATGATAACTTTAATACTGAAATAGATTCAATTATTCTATCAGAAATTTCTAAACTAAAAAAAGACGTTAAAATAGATTCGGTGAGTACTAGTATAGTACAAGACTCTCTAATTGCTTCAAAAAAAGATACTATACCAAATGTTTGGTTAACAGAAAATTGGGACACTTCAGTTATTAATCCCTACAAAAGAGAAGCTATAATTGAACCTTTCAATATAAAATTTTCTGATACTGTTTATAGTTCTCCTATAGAACGAAAAAAAGTAATTACATCACATTATGGTTGGCGAAATGGAAGATCTCATTATGGCATTGATATAGATTTAGTTACTGGAGACAATGTGTTCGCTATACTTGACGGTAAAGTACGTTATGTAGGTTATAATAGAGGTCACGGAAAAGTTATTGTAATACGCCATTTTAACGGGTTAGAAACAGTGTATGCACACTTATCTAAACGATTGGTAAAAGTTAATGATATTGTTTTAAAAGGTGAAATTATAGGTAAAGGTGGTAATTCAGGAAATTCTAGAGGAAGTCATTTACACTTAGAAGTTAATTATAAAGGAAATCATATAAATCCTGAATATTTATTTGATTTTGGTGAAGAAAATATAGTAAGAGCTGAAAATATTTGGGTTACTAAAAATTGGGTAACAGCATACAATCATAGTTCTAAACGAACAAGTAATATTACCGTTTGCAGTACTTATGATGAAGCTTTACAAAGTGAAATAAAACAGAAAGAATTGTATATAGTTAAACGAGGTGATACACTGTCTAGAATTTCTAACAGACACCACGTTTCTATAACTTCAATTTGTAAAACCAATGCTATTAAAAAAACAAGCACGCTTAGAATTGGTCAGAAATTAATTTTAGTTAAATAA
- a CDS encoding OmpA family protein: MTTIFKKIGFGILAVLLALNISSCEATKNASNTQKGGVIGAAGGALLGAIIGNNVGTKGDGAELGAVIGGVVGGGAGVLIGKKMDKQAQQIEEEIPGAVVERVDDGIVVTFDENSGVYFDTNKYNINSDSETLLNKLAGILIEYPDTNVLVVGHTDSTGADAYNMTLSQNRAYAVTNFFTNKGLSSSRFTTKWFGEEQPIADNTTEEGRSKNRRVNIGIIPNDKMKADAEKEAGN; the protein is encoded by the coding sequence ATGACAACAATATTTAAAAAAATAGGATTTGGAATATTAGCAGTACTACTAGCATTAAACATTAGTAGTTGTGAGGCTACAAAAAATGCAAGTAATACACAAAAAGGAGGTGTAATAGGTGCTGCAGGTGGAGCTCTTTTAGGTGCAATTATTGGTAATAATGTTGGAACAAAAGGTGATGGAGCAGAACTAGGAGCCGTTATTGGTGGAGTAGTAGGTGGTGGTGCCGGAGTACTAATCGGTAAAAAAATGGATAAACAAGCGCAACAAATTGAAGAAGAAATTCCTGGTGCTGTTGTAGAACGTGTAGACGATGGAATTGTAGTTACTTTTGATGAAAATAGTGGTGTTTATTTTGATACCAATAAATACAATATTAATAGTGATTCAGAAACGTTATTAAATAAATTAGCTGGTATTTTAATTGAATATCCAGATACAAATGTACTAGTTGTAGGACATACAGATAGTACTGGTGCAGATGCGTATAATATGACGCTTTCTCAAAATAGAGCTTATGCTGTAACTAATTTTTTCACTAATAAAGGGTTAAGTTCATCTAGGTTTACAACAAAATGGTTTGGGGAAGAACAACCAATTGCTGATAACACTACAGAAGAAGGTCGTTCTAAAAACAGAAGGGTAAACATTGGAATTATACCTAACGACAAAATGAAAGCAGACGCAGAAAAAGAAGCTGGAAATTAA
- a CDS encoding CPXCG motif-containing cysteine-rich protein gives MEEHFFQCPYCWEEISMLFDTSVHNQTYIEDCEICCNPIEINPVFNNSELIALNILNIEQ, from the coding sequence ATGGAAGAGCACTTTTTTCAATGTCCATATTGTTGGGAAGAAATTTCTATGCTATTTGATACTTCAGTGCATAATCAAACATATATTGAAGATTGCGAAATTTGTTGCAATCCTATTGAAATAAACCCTGTATTTAATAATTCAGAATTAATTGCTTTAAATATTTTAAATATTGAACAATAA
- a CDS encoding lipocalin family protein encodes MKKLVMLTLFVCTILSCGTSKTVIQSKKVIKGYWTLNNISYSEAGTFNVTLLNDAPTECFEGSTWRFIPNNNTGIYTINNGNCVIGDRNFVFTIQEVDEETGLYNFLLKPTDSKNKSADNVGFRLNLTQLSDTNMQWEQTVLLEGKPFNIYMNFIKNNE; translated from the coding sequence ATGAAAAAACTAGTAATGCTAACTCTTTTTGTATGCACAATACTATCTTGTGGAACATCAAAAACAGTTATTCAATCTAAAAAAGTGATTAAAGGCTATTGGACTTTAAACAATATCTCTTACAGTGAAGCTGGTACATTTAATGTAACTTTATTAAATGATGCACCAACAGAATGTTTTGAAGGAAGTACTTGGAGATTTATACCAAATAATAATACAGGTATTTATACAATAAATAATGGAAATTGTGTAATTGGCGATCGCAATTTTGTGTTTACAATACAAGAAGTTGATGAAGAAACAGGTTTGTATAACTTTTTATTAAAACCAACAGACTCAAAAAATAAATCAGCTGACAATGTAGGTTTTAGATTAAACTTAACACAATTGTCTGATACAAATATGCAATGGGAACAAACAGTTTTATTAGAAGGTAAACCTTTTAATATTTATATGAATTTTATAAAAAATAACGAATAA
- a CDS encoding M64 family metallopeptidase: MAQKIIFEEYFEEATLRFDYHHAGTDTTEVIYPEEYSKEKYWSGSKKHLISPFDYGKYKVVVKDAKTKTIIYSNGYSTLFMEWQTTPEAKKIRKSYYESVNVPFPKNKIILEINSIDKSQKWTNIYSEEIDPANYFIKNENAFTYKVEEIQVNNSPNKALDILFLPEGYTENEMDKFIADVTRLKSSLFKVKPFNEFKNSINIRAVLAPSKESGTDIPGEGIWKKTALNTNFYTFDSERYLTTKDIKSIKDIAGVSYYDQIYILVNTDKYGGGAIYNFYNLCTSDNEFTEEVFSHEFGHGLAWLADEYYYDDDMSSFYDTTLEPREENITTLVNFDKKWKNKLPKKLEFPTKASPKNLTKIGVYEGGGYTSKGVYRAFQECKMKSNSTKEYCEVCEETIVKVLEYYSE; this comes from the coding sequence ATGGCTCAAAAAATAATATTTGAAGAATATTTTGAAGAAGCTACATTAAGATTTGATTATCACCATGCTGGTACAGATACTACGGAAGTTATTTATCCTGAAGAATATAGTAAAGAAAAATATTGGTCTGGTAGTAAAAAGCATTTAATTTCTCCATTTGATTACGGTAAGTATAAAGTTGTTGTTAAAGATGCTAAAACTAAAACAATCATATATTCAAATGGTTACTCTACTTTATTTATGGAATGGCAAACAACTCCAGAGGCAAAGAAAATAAGGAAATCTTACTATGAAAGTGTAAATGTTCCATTTCCTAAGAATAAGATAATTTTAGAAATAAATAGCATAGATAAAAGCCAAAAATGGACTAATATTTATTCAGAAGAAATAGATCCTGCTAATTATTTTATAAAAAATGAAAATGCATTTACATATAAGGTAGAAGAAATTCAAGTGAATAATTCTCCAAACAAAGCACTTGATATTTTATTTTTACCTGAGGGATATACGGAGAATGAAATGGATAAATTTATTGCAGATGTTACACGGTTAAAGTCCTCTTTATTTAAAGTTAAACCTTTTAATGAATTCAAAAATAGTATAAATATTAGAGCTGTACTTGCTCCATCTAAAGAAAGCGGTACTGATATTCCAGGAGAAGGAATTTGGAAAAAAACTGCTTTAAACACCAATTTCTATACTTTTGATAGTGAACGTTACTTAACTACAAAAGACATAAAATCCATAAAAGATATAGCAGGAGTTAGTTATTACGACCAAATTTATATTTTAGTAAATACCGATAAATATGGTGGCGGTGCTATTTATAATTTCTATAATTTATGTACATCTGATAATGAATTTACAGAAGAAGTTTTTAGCCACGAATTTGGCCATGGATTGGCTTGGCTTGCAGACGAATATTACTATGATGATGATATGAGTTCTTTTTATGATACAACTTTAGAACCTAGAGAAGAAAACATAACAACACTTGTTAATTTTGATAAAAAATGGAAAAATAAACTTCCAAAAAAATTAGAATTTCCAACAAAAGCTTCACCTAAAAATCTAACTAAAATAGGTGTTTATGAAGGAGGTGGCTATACATCAAAGGGTGTTTATAGGGCTTTTCAAGAATGTAAAATGAAATCTAACAGTACCAAAGAGTATTGTGAAGTTTGTGAAGAAACAATAGTTAAGGTGTTAGAATATTACAGTGAATAG
- a CDS encoding bifunctional 2-polyprenyl-6-hydroxyphenol methylase/3-demethylubiquinol 3-O-methyltransferase UbiG — MDIALLKENIGGVDIYILDQILKENYQQGAVILDAGCGKGRNLKWFYNAGFKIYGSDNDSSSIQYCKELYSQQKDNFTVASVDEMPYKTAYFNHIICNAVLHFAEDLSHFLKMFQELLRILKPQGTLLIRMASNFGLENQVELISNGVYNLPDGSTRFLLTQTLLDDLFKNTNIKLIEDLKTTIVHQKRSMSTLVIQKQ, encoded by the coding sequence ATGGATATTGCATTATTAAAAGAAAATATTGGAGGAGTTGATATTTATATTTTAGATCAAATACTAAAGGAAAACTACCAACAAGGTGCCGTTATATTAGACGCAGGTTGTGGAAAGGGTAGAAATTTAAAATGGTTTTATAATGCAGGCTTTAAAATTTATGGTTCTGACAATGATAGCAGTAGTATTCAATATTGTAAAGAATTGTATTCACAACAAAAAGATAATTTTACTGTAGCTTCTGTAGATGAAATGCCTTATAAGACAGCTTATTTTAATCATATTATTTGTAATGCCGTATTACATTTTGCAGAAGATTTAAGCCATTTTTTAAAAATGTTTCAAGAATTACTTCGAATATTAAAACCTCAGGGAACTTTATTAATACGAATGGCTTCAAATTTTGGATTAGAAAACCAAGTTGAATTAATTTCTAATGGTGTTTATAATTTACCAGACGGATCAACACGATTTTTATTAACACAAACACTTTTGGATGATTTATTTAAAAATACAAACATAAAATTAATAGAAGATTTAAAAACTACCATCGTTCATCAAAAAAGAAGTATGAGCACATTAGTGATTCAAAAACAATAG